The Denticeps clupeoides chromosome 5, fDenClu1.1, whole genome shotgun sequence genome includes a region encoding these proteins:
- the apoc2 gene encoding apolipoprotein C-II yields the protein MKKLLVAAILIGLFSIALAVESFTLSQAEDEEPYGMVGQLWDSLKSYYDSTVNSASGYIQTVKDLKLNEKARNLYDETTAAVTTYAGILQDQIYHIVNPE from the exons ATGAAAAAGCTGTTGGTTGCTGCCATCCTGATTGGCCTCTTCTCCATTG CCCTTGCAGTGGAGAGTTTTACTCTAAGCCAGGCAGAAGACGAAGAACCATATGGCATGGTGGGCCAGTTGTGGGACTCACTCAAATCCTACTATGACAGTACAGTGAACTCAGCCTCAGGCTACATTCAGACCGTGAAGGACCTGAAGCTCAATGAAAAAGCCAG aAACCTGTATGATGAGACCACAGCGGCTGTTACCACCTATGCAGGCATTCTGCAGGATCAGATTTACCACATCGTgaatccagaataa
- the apoc1 gene encoding apolipoprotein C-I produces the protein MKLPIAIAVLVLVLAAHSEAQNAEPTLEERFQDFQNSMKTMTDDLTGKAKTAIEQIHSSDFAVKTRNWFTEQFDKMKKKVDETFSQQ, from the exons ATGAAACTGCCCATTGCGATTGCCGTGCTGGTGCTTGTCCTGGCTGCACACTCAG AGGCCCAGAACGCTGAGCCCACGTTGGAGGAGCGCTTTCAGGACTTTCAGAACAGCATGAAAACCATGACAGATGACCTGACAGGGAAGGCCAAGACAGCCATCGAGCAAATTCACTCCAGCGACTTCGCAGTCAAGACAAG GAACTGGTTCACAGAGCAGTTTGataagatgaagaagaaggtcGATGAAACTTTCAGCCAGCAGTAA
- the apoeb gene encoding apolipoprotein Eb: protein MKAVAVILALAVISGCQSRAVPQDDLQTKWEQTVERFWQQVSELNTKADFMVDNIKTSQLGRELDTLITDTMAELNVYTSDLQGKLAPYTTDAASKLTEDLQLLTSRLQGDMTDAKDRTTQYLQELKSMVEQNADDVKNRVNTYTRKLKKRLNKDTEEIRNTVSTYLGELQSRTSQNVDSVKEKFQPFVSQVRDGASEKLGSLTEILKSQAQGLSSQLEGQAEDIKGQLEQTAAELRTSLGGKIDELTVLFEPYAAKFREQVQAVMDKIKEATPQA from the exons ATGAAGGCTGTTGCAGTGATCCTCGCTCTTGCAGTCATTTCAG GCTGCCAGTCGCGGGCTGTGCCTCAGGATGACCTCCAGACCAAATGGGAGCAGACCGTAGAGCGCTTCTGGCAGCAGGTGTCTGAGCTCAACACCAAGGCTGACTTTATGGTGGATAACATCAAGACCTCGCAGCTTGGCAGAGAGCTGGA CACCCTGATCACAGACACCATGGCTGAGCTGAACGTTTACACCTCCGACCTCCAGGGCAAGCTGGCTCCATATACGACTGATGCTGCCAGTAAGCTGACTGAGGACCTCCAGCTGCTGACCAGCCGCCTGCAGGGCGACATGACCGATGCCAAGGATCGCACTACCCAGTACCTGCAGGAGCTGAAGTCCATGGTGGAGCAGAACGCCGATGACGTGAAGAACCGCGTCAACACCTACACCCGCAAGCTGAAGAAGCGGCTGAATAAGGACACCGAGGAGATCCGCAA CACTGTCTCTACCTACCTCGGAGAGCTGCAGTCCCGCACATCTCAGAACGTCGATTCCGTCAAGGAGAAGTTCCAGCCCTTCGTCAGCCAGGTGCGCGACGGCGCCTCAGAGAAGCTGGGCAGCCTGACGGAAATACTGAAGAGCCAGGCCCAGGGCCTGAGCTCACAGCTGGAGGGCCAGGCCGAAGACATCAAGGGCCAGCTGGAGCAGACCGCCGCCGAGCTCCGCACCTCCCTGGGGGGCAAAATCGACGAGCTGACCGTCCTCTTCGAGCCCTACGCCGCCAAGTTCCGCGAGCAGGTCCAGGCCGTCATGGACAAGATCAAGGAAGCCACTCCTCAGGCCTAG